The following coding sequences are from one Candidatus Nanopelagicus hibericus window:
- a CDS encoding ribonuclease J — translation MNHPHPGLPYPAKLAKKTLRIVALGGLGEIGRNMTVFEYEGRLLIVDCGVLFPGDDQPGIDLILPDFSYLTDRMDDIEAIFLTHGHEDHIGAVPYLLRERSDIRIIGSQLTLAFVAPKLKERRMTAPMTQVKAGQIEKVGPFTLEFVTVNHSIPDSLAVAIKTPAGVVLHTGDFKMDKMPLDGKVTDLETFSRLGKEGVDLFLVDSTNADIPGLTVAEKDIYPALKEAIAKTPRRVVVTSFASHVHRIQQVLTAANEANRKVAYVGRSMIRNMKLAEDLGYLKVPNGLVVDYKDIDTFGDKIVLICTGSQGEPLAALSRIANGDHEIQVGKGDTVVLASSLIPGNEKSVYRVINELTRFGAHVVHKGNAMVHVSGHASAGELLHCYEIVKPKNVLPVHGEWRHMRANADLAIKSGVSEHNVVIAENGITIDVANGHADISGSIPCGYVYVDGQSVGEITESSLKDRRILGDEGFISVVVVIDSQSGKIVAGPDIHARGFTEDQTLFDDVKGDIEKALSKAVAGGFNGTHQLSQVVRRTIGSWVGEEHRRKPMIIPLVIEV, via the coding sequence ATGAACCATCCCCATCCTGGCCTGCCATACCCCGCAAAGTTAGCTAAAAAAACTCTTCGCATAGTTGCACTTGGCGGCTTGGGCGAAATTGGCCGCAATATGACCGTCTTTGAGTATGAAGGTCGCTTACTTATTGTTGATTGTGGTGTCCTCTTTCCCGGTGATGATCAGCCAGGTATTGATTTAATATTGCCAGATTTTTCCTATCTTACAGACCGCATGGATGATATCGAAGCAATCTTTTTAACCCATGGACATGAGGATCATATTGGCGCAGTACCTTATTTGCTCCGCGAGCGAAGTGATATTCGTATTATTGGATCACAACTTACCCTTGCATTTGTTGCGCCAAAACTAAAAGAGCGCAGAATGACCGCGCCAATGACACAGGTCAAAGCTGGGCAGATTGAAAAGGTTGGACCATTTACCCTTGAATTTGTAACAGTAAATCACTCAATACCAGATTCATTAGCGGTTGCAATTAAAACACCTGCTGGAGTTGTATTACATACTGGTGATTTCAAGATGGATAAGATGCCATTAGATGGCAAGGTCACTGATCTAGAGACATTTTCCAGATTAGGTAAAGAGGGTGTTGATTTATTTCTAGTTGATTCTACAAACGCTGATATTCCTGGACTTACTGTCGCAGAAAAGGATATTTATCCAGCACTTAAAGAGGCGATTGCAAAAACTCCTAGGCGGGTAGTGGTGACATCTTTTGCATCTCATGTACACCGAATTCAACAGGTCTTGACCGCTGCAAATGAGGCTAATCGCAAGGTGGCATATGTTGGCAGGTCAATGATTCGCAATATGAAGTTGGCGGAAGATCTTGGATATTTGAAGGTGCCAAATGGTTTGGTGGTTGACTACAAGGATATTGATACCTTTGGCGACAAGATTGTTTTAATCTGTACTGGCTCTCAAGGTGAGCCACTTGCTGCCTTATCTAGAATTGCAAATGGTGACCACGAAATACAAGTTGGTAAAGGTGACACAGTCGTACTGGCTTCATCACTAATTCCAGGCAATGAAAAATCTGTTTATCGAGTAATAAATGAGCTAACTAGATTTGGCGCCCATGTAGTACATAAAGGAAATGCCATGGTGCATGTTTCAGGACATGCCTCGGCTGGTGAGTTACTGCACTGCTATGAGATTGTTAAACCTAAGAACGTATTACCAGTTCATGGCGAGTGGCGTCATATGAGAGCAAATGCTGATCTGGCAATTAAGTCAGGAGTATCAGAGCACAATGTAGTAATTGCAGAAAATGGCATAACTATTGATGTCGCCAATGGGCATGCAGATATTTCTGGATCAATTCCTTGCGGATATGTGTATGTTGATGGTCAAAGTGTTGGTGAGATAACAGAAAGTTCATTAAAAGATAGAAGGATCCTAGGTGATGAAGGGTTTATCTCAGTTGTGGTAGTGATTGATTCCCAAAGTGGCAAGATAGTTGCAGGCCCTGATATTCACGCTAGAGGGTTTACCGAGGATCAAACATTATTTGATGATGTTAAAGGTGATATTGAAAAAGCATTAAGTAAGGCGGTTGCTGGCGGATTTAATGGCACCCATCAGCTTTCACAAGTTGTAAGACGCACCATTGGCAGTTGGGTAGGGGAAGAGCATCGACGAAAGCCGATGATTATTCCGTTGGTGATTGAGGTTTAG
- the dapA gene encoding 4-hydroxy-tetrahydrodipicolinate synthase, with translation MQIKPPFGRLITAMVTPFNKSGEIDWAGIEKIASHLVATGHDGIAVNGTTGEAPTTSDDEKDQIIKTVRKVVGDKIKIIAGAGNNETSHSVEQAKRAAKAGADGLLVVTPYYNKPPQAGIEAHFRAMADATDLPVMIYDIPGRTGIEIESDTIVRLAEHKNIAALKDAKGNPAATSWVIKRSSIPVYSGDDILNLPLLSVGAVGFVSVCGHTVGAQLRVMLDAWFSGDANKALEVHQQLLPVFTGTFRTQGAILTKAALNLMGLPGGFTRLPLVDATDAQISQLKIDLQAGGVKLK, from the coding sequence ATGCAAATCAAACCACCATTTGGCAGGTTAATTACCGCTATGGTCACACCTTTTAATAAATCAGGTGAGATTGATTGGGCTGGGATAGAGAAAATTGCTTCACATTTAGTTGCAACAGGTCATGATGGGATTGCAGTAAATGGCACAACTGGTGAAGCACCAACTACATCAGATGATGAAAAAGACCAGATTATAAAGACGGTTAGAAAAGTAGTTGGCGATAAAATAAAAATTATTGCTGGCGCTGGGAACAATGAAACCTCACACTCTGTGGAGCAGGCAAAGCGGGCTGCAAAAGCTGGCGCCGATGGTTTATTAGTAGTGACTCCCTATTACAACAAACCACCACAGGCAGGTATTGAGGCACATTTTAGAGCGATGGCAGATGCAACAGATTTACCAGTGATGATCTATGACATTCCCGGTCGAACTGGAATAGAGATTGAATCAGATACGATCGTAAGACTGGCGGAGCACAAAAATATTGCAGCGTTAAAAGATGCCAAGGGCAACCCAGCAGCAACCTCTTGGGTTATCAAGAGATCTTCAATTCCGGTTTATTCAGGTGATGACATATTAAATCTGCCACTGCTATCTGTTGGCGCTGTTGGTTTTGTCTCAGTTTGCGGACATACTGTTGGAGCCCAACTGCGAGTTATGCTCGATGCTTGGTTCTCTGGTGATGCAAATAAAGCACTTGAGGTCCACCAACAATTGTTGCCGGTATTTACTGGAACATTTAGAACCCAAGGAGCAATTCTTACTAAAGCTGCATTAAATTTGATGGGTCTACCAGGAGGATTTACTAGATTGCCATTAGTTGATGCAACCGATGCCCAAATTTCCCAGCTAAAAATTGATCTACAAGCTGGCGGTGTTAAATTAAAGTAA
- the thyX gene encoding FAD-dependent thymidylate synthase, translating to MSDEIVFREDMSVELVKSSASDADVIWAARVSTAGDKSLEDVGVDASKSEGLINYLARERHGSPFEHTSMTFFISAPIFVFREFMRHRIASYNEESGRYRELKPVFYIPSKDRKLVQIGKAGSYTFVEGTPEQYEITVAAIKETCKLAYANYQKMLTAGVAREVARAVLPVTLYSSMYVTMNARALMNFLSLRTAREGSHFPSYPQREIEMVAEKMEAHFAKLMPITYGAFEKSGRIAP from the coding sequence ATGAGTGATGAGATCGTATTTAGAGAGGATATGTCGGTTGAGCTGGTTAAATCCAGTGCAAGTGATGCAGATGTAATTTGGGCAGCCAGAGTTTCAACTGCAGGTGATAAATCCTTAGAAGATGTTGGCGTTGATGCATCAAAATCTGAGGGACTTATAAATTATTTAGCTAGGGAACGACATGGTTCTCCATTTGAGCACACCTCAATGACATTTTTTATTTCTGCGCCAATCTTTGTATTTAGAGAGTTCATGCGCCATCGCATCGCTTCCTACAATGAAGAGAGTGGTCGCTATCGAGAGTTGAAGCCAGTTTTTTACATACCGAGTAAGGATCGTAAATTAGTGCAAATCGGAAAAGCTGGTTCATATACTTTTGTTGAAGGCACACCAGAGCAGTATGAGATTACTGTTGCTGCAATCAAAGAAACTTGCAAATTGGCTTATGCAAATTACCAAAAAATGCTGACCGCAGGAGTTGCTCGCGAGGTTGCCAGAGCAGTGCTACCCGTTACTTTGTACTCATCTATGTATGTAACTATGAATGCCAGAGCGCTGATGAATTTTCTTTCACTTAGGACAGCTAGAGAAGGTTCACATTTTCCTTCCTATCCACAACGAGAGATTGAGATGGTTGCAGAGAAAATGGAAGCACATTTTGCCAAATTAATGCCGATTACCTACGGAGCATTTGAAAAATCTGGCCGCATAGCCCCATAA
- a CDS encoding AzlC family ABC transporter permease, protein MSINPKTNPIDRTALSVAFTVGLYGAAFGAAGVTAGFSILQTCLLSILLFSGASQFAVVGIMGAGGAAISAIATATLLGFRNALYGLQMAPVLKVSGIKRILAAQITIDESTAVATLQENDSDRRRGFYITGVGVYVFWNLFTFLGALGASAIGDPAVWGLDAAVPAAFCGLIWPRLKNKTHFIVSAAAIAWALALTPISPAGVPIITTVILAVIFGLKR, encoded by the coding sequence GTGTCAATTAATCCGAAGACAAATCCTATAGACCGAACCGCCCTGAGTGTTGCTTTTACCGTAGGTCTTTACGGCGCCGCTTTCGGAGCTGCTGGTGTGACCGCCGGTTTTTCAATCCTGCAAACCTGTCTACTTTCAATCCTGCTTTTCTCCGGTGCATCGCAATTTGCCGTGGTGGGAATTATGGGTGCAGGTGGAGCAGCAATAAGCGCAATTGCTACCGCAACTTTGCTTGGATTTAGAAACGCACTTTATGGTTTACAAATGGCGCCAGTCCTAAAAGTTTCTGGCATCAAAAGAATTCTTGCGGCACAAATCACAATTGATGAGTCAACCGCAGTGGCAACTTTGCAAGAAAATGACTCAGATCGACGGCGAGGTTTTTACATCACCGGTGTGGGAGTTTATGTTTTTTGGAATTTATTTACCTTCCTTGGTGCATTAGGAGCCAGCGCAATTGGTGACCCAGCTGTTTGGGGATTAGATGCTGCAGTTCCAGCTGCGTTTTGTGGATTGATTTGGCCAAGACTTAAAAATAAAACTCATTTTATTGTTTCAGCTGCTGCGATTGCATGGGCTTTGGCCTTGACGCCAATTTCACCAGCAGGTGTACCTATAATTACCACCGTAATATTGGCGGTAATTTTTGGGCTAAAAAGATGA
- a CDS encoding AzlD domain-containing protein, whose product MSAIWIAVIGASITAFLNKYIGHSVPERWLNKPRIIKINALVPIVLLSALVAVQTFATKKELVIDQRAAGVAVALIALRFKASFPVVVISAAITSAAIYNWF is encoded by the coding sequence ATGAGCGCCATTTGGATTGCAGTAATTGGAGCAAGCATCACTGCATTTTTAAATAAATATATTGGCCACAGCGTGCCAGAGCGGTGGTTAAATAAGCCAAGAATTATAAAAATTAATGCCTTAGTTCCCATAGTCTTACTTAGCGCATTGGTAGCAGTGCAGACATTCGCCACTAAAAAAGAGCTTGTTATTGATCAGCGGGCAGCGGGTGTGGCAGTAGCTTTAATTGCTTTAAGGTTTAAGGCTTCATTTCCAGTTGTGGTGATATCTGCAGCAATAACCTCTGCTGCAATTTATAACTGGTTTTAA
- a CDS encoding glutaredoxin domain-containing protein, which yields MSEITMYGAEWCGDCRRSKRFLDANNVKYNYIDVEADASASDKVIQINGGMRSIPVILFSDGTHLTEPSDAALKDKLEALKVL from the coding sequence ATGAGTGAAATAACAATGTATGGCGCTGAATGGTGCGGAGATTGCCGAAGATCAAAGAGATTTTTAGATGCAAATAATGTCAAATATAACTATATTGATGTCGAAGCAGATGCATCTGCTTCAGATAAAGTTATTCAAATAAATGGCGGAATGCGTTCAATTCCAGTGATACTTTTTTCTGATGGCACACACCTTACTGAGCCATCTGATGCCGCTTTGAAAGACAAACTAGAGGCGCTAAAAGTTCTTTAA
- the dapB gene encoding 4-hydroxy-tetrahydrodipicolinate reductase, with product MKVAVLGAKGRMGMESVAAINSASDLTLTASLDIGDPLEQLTKSGTEVMVDFTTPDAVMKNLEFAISNGIHVVVGTTGFNDAKLSNLKDLLSKHPKVGALIAPNFGLGAVLMMQFSQTAAKYFESAEIIELHHANKVDAPSGTAIRTAQMITDARKQSKKGAMPDATKSELSGARGTKVGDVPVHSVRSHGYVAHQEVIFGDAGETLTIRHDSINRAGFMPGVLIGIRNVAKYPGLTVGLENYMEDMK from the coding sequence ATGAAAGTGGCAGTACTTGGTGCAAAGGGCAGAATGGGAATGGAATCTGTTGCTGCAATCAATTCTGCATCTGACTTAACACTTACTGCATCCCTTGATATAGGTGATCCTTTAGAGCAATTAACTAAATCTGGCACCGAGGTTATGGTTGATTTTACAACTCCAGATGCGGTGATGAAAAACCTAGAGTTTGCGATTAGTAATGGAATTCATGTAGTGGTTGGAACTACTGGATTTAATGATGCCAAGCTTTCTAATCTGAAAGATTTGTTAAGCAAGCATCCAAAGGTTGGGGCTTTAATTGCACCAAATTTTGGGTTGGGCGCAGTTTTGATGATGCAATTCTCACAGACCGCGGCAAAGTACTTTGAAAGCGCCGAAATAATTGAGTTACATCATGCAAATAAAGTGGACGCACCATCTGGCACTGCAATTAGAACAGCACAGATGATTACCGATGCCCGTAAGCAAAGCAAGAAGGGTGCGATGCCTGATGCTACGAAGAGTGAGTTATCGGGTGCCAGGGGAACAAAGGTTGGTGATGTTCCAGTTCACTCAGTCAGATCTCATGGTTATGTCGCTCACCAAGAGGTTATTTTTGGAGATGCCGGTGAGACGCTTACCATTAGGCACGATTCAATTAATCGCGCAGGATTTATGCCAGGAGTTTTAATTGGAATTAGGAATGTCGCAAAATATCCAGGACTAACAGTTGGTCTTGAGAATTACATGGAGGATATGAAATGA
- a CDS encoding polyribonucleotide nucleotidyltransferase, with protein sequence MEGQDVQSAVAKIDNGKFGKREIRFETGRLARQAAGTAVVYLDDDSMLLSATTASKNPKDQFDFFPLTVDVEERMYAAGKIPGSFFRREGRPSEDAILTCRLIDRPLRPSFVKGLRNEIQIVVTVMALNPDHMYDVIAINAASMSTQLAGLPFSGPIGGVRVALIEGQWVAFPNHSDLEKAVFDMVVAGRISDGDVAIMMVEAEATSKTIDLIKGGATVPTEEIVGQGLEAAKPFIRTLCEAQLALAKLAAKPTGEFPVFLDYQEDIYAVVEKAAKDDLAKALTIAGKQDRETKLDEINKSVAEKITADFPERTKEISAALRSVTKKLVRQRVLRDKIRIDGRGLRDIRALTAEVEVIPRVHGSAIFERGETQILGVTTLNMLKMEQQLDTLSPEDHKRYMHNYNFPPYSVGETGRVGSPKRREIGHGALAERALVPVLPTREEFPYAIRQVSEALGSNGSTSMGSVCASTMSLLNAGVPLKAAVAGIAMGLISDDLDGKTEYVALTDILGAEDAFGDMDFKVAGTKEFVTALQLDTKLDGIPASVLSAALLQAKEARLAILDVMNQAISSPDEMSLLAPRIISIKVPVDMIGAVIGPKGKMINQIQDETGADITIEDDGTIYIGAVEGSAAEAAKAQINAIANPVQLSVGDKFNGSVVKLAAFGAFVNLAPGKDGLLHISQIRKMHGGKRIENLEDVMKVGDKIEVVINEIDPKGKYSLVPANLPDEAKA encoded by the coding sequence ATGGAGGGTCAAGATGTGCAATCAGCCGTTGCCAAAATAGACAACGGTAAATTCGGAAAGCGGGAGATCCGCTTTGAAACTGGCCGATTAGCCAGACAAGCAGCGGGCACCGCCGTTGTTTACTTAGATGATGACAGCATGTTGCTATCTGCAACTACTGCATCAAAAAATCCGAAGGATCAATTTGATTTCTTCCCATTGACAGTAGATGTGGAAGAGCGAATGTATGCTGCTGGAAAAATTCCAGGATCATTTTTCCGCAGAGAGGGTCGTCCTTCCGAGGATGCAATCCTTACCTGCCGATTAATTGATCGCCCATTACGCCCATCCTTTGTTAAGGGATTGCGCAATGAGATTCAAATCGTAGTAACTGTTATGGCATTAAACCCAGATCATATGTATGACGTGATTGCAATTAACGCTGCATCAATGTCAACACAATTAGCTGGCTTGCCATTCTCAGGACCAATTGGTGGTGTGCGTGTTGCACTTATCGAAGGTCAATGGGTTGCATTCCCAAATCACTCTGATTTAGAAAAAGCAGTCTTTGACATGGTAGTTGCTGGCCGAATCTCTGATGGTGATGTCGCCATCATGATGGTTGAGGCTGAGGCAACATCTAAAACAATTGATCTAATCAAGGGTGGTGCAACTGTGCCAACTGAAGAGATTGTTGGTCAGGGACTTGAGGCAGCAAAGCCATTTATTCGCACGCTATGTGAGGCACAACTTGCATTGGCAAAATTAGCGGCAAAGCCAACTGGAGAGTTTCCAGTGTTTCTTGATTACCAAGAGGATATCTATGCAGTTGTTGAAAAAGCTGCCAAGGATGATCTCGCAAAAGCATTAACCATTGCAGGTAAGCAAGATCGTGAGACCAAGCTAGATGAGATCAATAAGAGTGTGGCCGAGAAAATTACCGCTGATTTTCCAGAGCGCACCAAGGAGATTTCAGCAGCACTTAGATCTGTTACTAAGAAATTAGTACGCCAGCGAGTGTTGCGGGACAAAATCCGTATTGATGGTCGGGGATTGCGTGATATCCGAGCATTAACTGCCGAGGTTGAGGTAATTCCTCGTGTCCACGGTTCAGCAATATTTGAAAGAGGTGAGACTCAGATTCTGGGTGTTACTACCTTGAATATGCTTAAGATGGAGCAGCAACTAGACACGCTCTCACCTGAAGATCACAAGCGTTATATGCACAATTACAACTTCCCACCATATTCTGTTGGTGAGACTGGCAGAGTTGGATCTCCTAAGCGACGAGAAATTGGGCATGGTGCACTCGCAGAGCGCGCTCTAGTTCCAGTTCTACCAACTCGCGAAGAGTTTCCATATGCGATTCGCCAAGTTTCAGAGGCCCTTGGATCAAATGGATCAACATCCATGGGATCAGTTTGTGCCTCCACCATGTCACTACTAAATGCAGGTGTGCCACTTAAGGCAGCTGTTGCTGGTATTGCTATGGGACTTATCTCAGATGATCTTGATGGAAAAACTGAGTATGTAGCATTGACCGATATTTTGGGCGCAGAGGATGCTTTTGGTGATATGGACTTTAAAGTTGCGGGCACAAAAGAGTTTGTTACCGCACTTCAATTAGACACCAAACTAGATGGAATTCCAGCTTCAGTACTTTCAGCAGCATTGCTGCAAGCAAAAGAAGCACGGCTTGCCATTCTTGATGTAATGAATCAAGCAATCTCCTCACCTGATGAAATGTCATTACTTGCACCACGAATTATTTCAATCAAGGTGCCGGTAGACATGATTGGCGCTGTTATCGGGCCTAAGGGCAAGATGATTAACCAAATTCAAGATGAGACTGGCGCAGATATAACCATTGAAGATGATGGAACTATCTATATCGGAGCAGTTGAAGGTTCAGCAGCAGAGGCTGCGAAAGCACAAATTAATGCGATTGCAAATCCAGTACAACTCTCCGTTGGCGACAAGTTCAATGGATCAGTTGTAAAGCTTGCAGCATTTGGTGCCTTCGTAAACCTTGCTCCTGGTAAAGATGGTTTGCTACACATCTCGCAAATTCGCAAGATGCATGGTGGCAAGCGCATTGAAAACCTTGAAGATGTTATGAAAGTGGGAGATAAGATAGAGGTAGTAATTAATGAGATTGACCCTAAGGGTAAGTACTCATTAGTTCCGGCAAATCTTCCAGATGAGGCAAAAGCCTAG
- the rpsO gene encoding 30S ribosomal protein S15, with product MALTPEVTKEIVKKYGSSDTDTGSPEAQVALLSKRIDEITEHLQTNKNDHHNRRGLLLMVGKRRRILQYLAKTDIERYRAIIEKLDLRR from the coding sequence ATGGCATTAACGCCAGAGGTAACTAAGGAAATAGTAAAAAAGTATGGCTCATCTGATACTGACACAGGTAGCCCAGAGGCACAGGTAGCACTTTTATCAAAACGTATTGATGAGATAACTGAGCATTTGCAGACAAACAAAAATGATCATCACAACCGTAGAGGTTTGTTATTGATGGTTGGTAAGCGTCGTCGGATTTTGCAGTACCTCGCCAAGACAGATATTGAGCGCTATAGAGCGATTATCGAAAAGCTCGATCTTCGCCGTTAA
- a CDS encoding bifunctional riboflavin kinase/FAD synthetase, translated as MKKVVAIGIFDGVHAGHQQIISTAKHQGEVTVITFDPHPTSVFAPERTPTQLLPLADRIKFLKQAGAKNVEVISFTKEFSQLTPDQFIEDILVGRFAAEHVVIGENFNFGYKGEGTPKYLSEVGPKYGFGVSIVKLQEDRGSSISSSRIRNLVIDGEIERANELLTRSFYLVGPVIHGEKRGREIGYPTANIGLAPLATIPADGVYAGWLSVGDSKWPAAISIGTNPTFPGVRGRQVEAYAIDQVGLELYDQVGMIEFGYRLRDTLKFDDLASLLAQMKKDCDQARELTRK; from the coding sequence ATGAAGAAAGTGGTTGCAATTGGCATATTTGATGGTGTGCATGCTGGGCATCAGCAAATAATCTCTACTGCAAAACATCAAGGTGAAGTAACTGTTATTACCTTTGATCCACATCCAACCTCAGTATTTGCACCAGAACGCACACCAACTCAACTATTACCACTTGCTGATCGAATTAAATTTTTAAAGCAGGCGGGGGCAAAAAATGTTGAGGTGATTAGTTTTACAAAGGAATTTTCGCAACTTACCCCCGATCAATTTATCGAAGATATCTTGGTGGGAAGATTTGCAGCCGAACATGTAGTAATTGGTGAAAATTTTAACTTTGGATACAAAGGGGAGGGAACTCCAAAATACTTGTCTGAGGTAGGCCCTAAGTATGGTTTTGGGGTATCGATTGTTAAATTACAGGAGGATCGGGGTTCTTCAATTTCATCCTCACGAATTAGAAATTTAGTTATCGATGGTGAGATTGAACGCGCAAATGAGTTATTGACTAGAAGCTTTTATTTGGTTGGGCCAGTTATTCATGGCGAAAAGCGTGGCAGAGAGATTGGTTATCCAACTGCAAATATTGGCTTGGCACCTCTTGCCACAATTCCAGCAGATGGTGTCTACGCTGGTTGGTTAAGTGTGGGAGATAGCAAATGGCCAGCAGCAATTTCAATTGGAACTAATCCAACATTTCCTGGTGTAAGAGGTCGGCAGGTTGAGGCGTATGCAATTGATCAAGTTGGATTGGAGTTATACGATCAAGTGGGGATGATCGAGTTTGGATATCGCCTGCGAGATACTTTAAAATTTGATGATCTAGCATCATTACTTGCACAAATGAAAAAAGATTGTGATCAAGCACGGGAATTAACCCGTAAATAA
- the truB gene encoding tRNA pseudouridine(55) synthase TruB gives MDGFLLIDKAGGVTSHDVVAMARKKLDTKKVGHAGTLDPMATGVLVLGVGIATRLLTYITDGKKAYEATISLGKSTHTDDKDGDLIATAEVEDLSKISEAQIYAQIAKFVGQIKQRPSSVSAIKIDGKSAHARVRAGESVDIPARDITIYEINLSEIRNLKTAIEIDIEVICSAGTYIRAIARDLGEILKVGGHLTALRRTLVAPFTLDQCSAITKAELIPISTLVEKIFPIRKVDLAQAREISFGRTIEQNSQSGPVAALDNQDNFIALLENKLQGAQMVAAPIVVKGAEQ, from the coding sequence ATGGATGGCTTTTTATTAATTGATAAAGCCGGTGGAGTAACCAGCCATGATGTGGTGGCGATGGCGAGAAAAAAGCTTGATACAAAAAAAGTAGGCCATGCTGGCACCTTAGATCCGATGGCCACTGGGGTCCTAGTTTTAGGTGTTGGGATCGCAACCCGATTACTTACCTACATCACTGATGGCAAAAAAGCTTATGAAGCAACAATATCTCTTGGTAAATCAACTCATACTGATGATAAAGATGGTGATCTGATAGCTACCGCTGAAGTTGAAGATTTATCAAAGATTAGTGAGGCGCAAATATATGCTCAGATCGCCAAATTCGTTGGTCAGATAAAGCAGCGGCCAAGTTCAGTTTCGGCAATAAAAATTGATGGCAAATCTGCGCACGCCAGAGTAAGAGCGGGTGAGAGTGTTGATATCCCTGCGCGGGATATAACAATTTATGAGATAAACTTAAGTGAAATTCGAAATCTTAAAACAGCAATTGAGATAGATATCGAAGTTATTTGCTCTGCTGGCACCTATATCCGTGCAATCGCTCGAGATTTAGGGGAGATACTAAAAGTTGGTGGACATTTAACCGCGCTTCGCCGCACATTAGTGGCACCATTTACTTTAGATCAATGTAGCGCAATCACAAAAGCAGAGTTAATTCCCATCTCTACACTGGTTGAGAAAATATTTCCGATCCGAAAAGTTGATCTGGCCCAAGCTCGTGAAATTTCATTTGGCAGGACAATCGAGCAAAACTCACAATCTGGACCAGTAGCAGCACTTGATAATCAAGATAATTTCATTGCATTGTTAGAAAATAAATTGCAGGGAGCACAGATGGTTGCAGCCCCGATTGTGGTCAAGGGAGCGGAACAATGA
- the rbfA gene encoding 30S ribosome-binding factor RbfA: protein MPSKRPLQVADRIKEIIANALESRVKDPRLGFVTVTDVRVTGDLQQASIFYTVLGDTAAHEASAAALSSAKGMLRSEVGRSLGLRVTPSLEFYLDGMADSASAMNDLIEQMHKSDAELEKLRAGSKPVAEDPYKKHN from the coding sequence ATGCCAAGTAAGCGTCCATTACAGGTTGCAGATCGGATTAAAGAGATAATTGCTAACGCGCTGGAATCGAGAGTAAAAGATCCCAGGTTAGGTTTTGTCACTGTTACAGATGTCAGAGTTACAGGTGATCTACAACAAGCTTCAATTTTCTATACTGTATTAGGTGATACCGCTGCCCATGAAGCATCAGCTGCTGCCTTAAGTAGTGCAAAGGGAATGCTTAGATCAGAGGTTGGTAGATCTTTAGGTCTTCGAGTTACTCCATCTTTGGAGTTCTATTTAGATGGCATGGCTGATTCTGCCTCTGCAATGAATGATTTGATTGAACAGATGCATAAATCAGATGCAGAGCTTGAGAAATTAAGAGCAGGCTCTAAACCTGTTGCTGAAGATCCATATAAAAAACATAATTAA